Proteins encoded within one genomic window of Salipaludibacillus agaradhaerens:
- a CDS encoding ImmA/IrrE family metallo-endopeptidase has product MKYIHTHREEYVMSFYKKLNIQQPREIIPSDIAQALHIYIKYHDKPSNFQCVGRYKAIMLQQGLPREEERLHFFHELGHLLRHAGSQLFMPNEFTELQEWDANHFQFYAAMPWHMMRQFDFQSITIVEELSDSFQVPPSFAERKLAFVLHKAQEYQAHLNDTYDYKNTHHLKEQFITDKQAYYED; this is encoded by the coding sequence ATGAAATATATCCATACACACAGAGAAGAATATGTCATGTCCTTTTATAAAAAGTTAAATATTCAGCAACCACGTGAGATCATTCCCAGTGATATTGCCCAGGCGTTGCACATTTATATAAAATATCACGATAAGCCGTCTAACTTTCAATGTGTCGGTAGGTACAAGGCAATCATGCTACAGCAGGGCCTTCCAAGGGAAGAAGAACGGTTACATTTTTTTCATGAATTAGGTCATTTATTAAGACATGCTGGCTCACAACTGTTCATGCCAAATGAATTTACGGAGCTACAAGAGTGGGATGCAAATCACTTTCAATTCTATGCAGCCATGCCATGGCACATGATGCGACAATTTGATTTTCAAAGTATCACCATTGTAGAAGAATTAAGTGATTCCTTTCAAGTCCCTCCCTCTTTTGCTGAAAGAAAATTAGCTTTCGTTCTTCATAAAGCACAAGAATATCAAGCCCACCTGAATGACACTTATGATTATAAAAATACCCATCATTTAAAAGAACAGTTCATCACCGATAAACAAGCTTACTATGAAGACTAA
- a CDS encoding metal ABC transporter solute-binding protein, Zn/Mn family, with protein MKKIVSTFMLSLSTALFLTACGGNANNENGNQDNASAEDGIYVTASFSVLADMIEHVLGDRGTVDYIVPIGEEPHEYEPVPNDFRNVNDADVFYVNGLGLEEWLERVVDNASDTEVVSLSDGVEAIPLVGEDEADPHAWLSPKNAPYYVENIVEDLIERDPEGEEEYRANAEAFLAEIEELDAWIEEQVDNIDEAHRTIVISENAFKYFGEDYGFATEGIWEINSHEEGTSGQINRVIDILREEGIPAVFVETTVDKRYMETVSENSDVEIAGEVYTDAVGTEGSGAETYIEMMRHNAETFVDGLTTE; from the coding sequence ATGAAAAAAATAGTATCTACTTTCATGTTATCTTTATCAACAGCGTTATTTTTAACAGCGTGTGGGGGAAATGCGAATAATGAGAATGGAAACCAAGATAATGCCTCAGCCGAGGATGGGATTTATGTAACGGCAAGCTTTTCTGTGCTTGCGGACATGATTGAACACGTGCTCGGGGATCGTGGGACAGTGGATTATATTGTCCCAATAGGGGAAGAACCTCATGAGTATGAACCGGTGCCTAATGATTTTCGGAATGTGAATGATGCAGATGTTTTCTATGTCAATGGACTAGGGCTTGAAGAGTGGTTGGAACGAGTTGTTGATAATGCCTCAGATACGGAAGTTGTCTCGTTATCTGATGGTGTTGAAGCCATTCCACTAGTAGGAGAGGATGAAGCTGATCCACACGCTTGGTTAAGTCCAAAAAACGCCCCTTATTACGTGGAAAATATTGTTGAGGACTTAATTGAAAGGGATCCAGAAGGGGAAGAAGAATATCGTGCTAATGCAGAGGCATTCCTCGCAGAAATAGAAGAGTTAGATGCTTGGATTGAAGAACAAGTTGACAATATTGATGAAGCTCATCGAACGATCGTGATTAGTGAGAATGCCTTTAAGTATTTTGGAGAAGACTATGGTTTTGCTACAGAAGGTATATGGGAAATCAACTCTCATGAAGAGGGAACATCTGGCCAAATAAATCGTGTTATAGATATTTTACGAGAAGAAGGTATCCCTGCTGTGTTTGTGGAGACAACTGTTGACAAACGATATATGGAAACTGTCTCAGAAAATTCGGATGTAGAAATTGCTGGCGAAGTGTACACAGACGCTGTAGGAACAGAAGGATCTGGCGCAGAAACTTATATAGAGATGATGAGGCATAATGCAGAAACGTTCGTGGATGGTTTAACGACAGAGTGA
- a CDS encoding PRC-barrel domain-containing protein encodes MTKLKFRERVVNMMLHYSWLSSYTIYGSDSEIGPVTNVYFDTERWTVRYFIVKTGATFLAERVFISPASIAKIDHKNNVIRLSISSKEVDKAPVPEKEPLSRQYEKDMHTYYRMSPYWVGHGIWGPAALPHELLVEDLSELPLEREHDHHQSHVYDAENVIGYKLATKNDTFGKIDDFLIDESSFEIKYYIADTKKWLPGGKKILISPKWIEEISWEKAQFSIDVTREQLEKAPEYLPELDLDDKRESELWLYYGK; translated from the coding sequence GTGACTAAACTCAAATTCCGTGAAAGGGTGGTAAACATGATGCTCCATTACAGTTGGCTGTCCTCTTACACGATATATGGGAGTGATAGTGAAATAGGACCGGTTACCAATGTTTATTTTGATACTGAGCGTTGGACGGTCCGTTATTTTATCGTTAAAACAGGCGCTACATTTCTAGCTGAACGCGTCTTTATATCACCGGCCTCTATTGCCAAAATCGATCACAAGAACAACGTTATAAGGCTTTCTATATCTAGTAAAGAGGTGGATAAAGCGCCAGTTCCAGAAAAAGAACCTTTGTCACGCCAATATGAAAAAGACATGCACACTTATTATAGGATGTCACCTTATTGGGTAGGTCATGGGATATGGGGGCCAGCAGCATTACCGCACGAATTGCTTGTTGAAGATTTAAGTGAGCTACCTCTTGAGCGAGAACATGATCACCACCAATCGCACGTTTATGATGCTGAAAACGTAATTGGCTATAAGTTAGCAACTAAAAATGATACCTTCGGAAAAATAGATGACTTTCTTATAGATGAATCGTCATTCGAAATAAAATATTACATTGCAGATACAAAAAAGTGGTTGCCAGGAGGTAAAAAAATTCTCATCTCACCGAAGTGGATTGAGGAGATAAGTTGGGAAAAAGCTCAATTTTCGATTGATGTGACACGTGAACAGCTTGAAAAAGCTCCGGAATATCTACCAGAACTTGACTTAGATGACAAACGAGAAAGTGAATTATGGCTCTATTATGGAAAATAG
- a CDS encoding flagellin N-terminal helical domain-containing protein, whose translation MIRHIGMMQRFTLRYMNFHQGQVLKHMEKLSSGQRINRAADDAAGLAISEKMRAQIRGGQQAQRNVLDGVSLVRTAEGSLHEQHAILQRLRELSVQSANGTYSAEERNSMQREVDQLIDEMGALRERAEYNRKSLLKGGTATLQIGANRKQSLTLQLPDTHVNILGISDMNVLTPEGANTAISLLDVAIMALSRDRSRLGAYENRLAHTYRHLTNYELTMTAAESRIRDADMAKEMMGVVKHRVLNQAGMAMFLHTHQQKNLVLRLIGEK comes from the coding sequence ATGATAAGACATATTGGCATGATGCAGCGATTTACATTAAGGTACATGAATTTTCACCAAGGTCAAGTACTAAAACATATGGAAAAGCTATCATCGGGGCAGCGTATTAATCGAGCAGCTGATGATGCTGCTGGTTTAGCAATTTCAGAAAAAATGCGTGCCCAAATTAGAGGGGGACAACAGGCGCAGCGAAATGTGCTTGATGGTGTGTCATTAGTTAGAACAGCAGAAGGATCACTTCATGAACAGCATGCTATTCTTCAACGACTACGGGAGCTGAGTGTACAATCAGCTAACGGTACATATTCCGCTGAAGAAAGAAACTCTATGCAACGGGAGGTAGATCAGTTAATCGATGAAATGGGTGCTTTAAGAGAACGCGCAGAGTATAATAGAAAGTCGCTTCTTAAAGGGGGGACTGCCACATTGCAGATCGGAGCTAACAGAAAACAATCATTAACACTTCAGCTGCCTGACACTCATGTGAACATCCTTGGTATTAGTGACATGAATGTATTAACACCAGAAGGAGCAAACACGGCTATCTCGCTTCTAGATGTAGCTATAATGGCATTATCGCGTGATCGTTCACGACTTGGTGCCTATGAAAATCGTTTAGCTCATACTTATCGTCATTTAACGAATTATGAATTGACGATGACAGCAGCGGAATCTCGCATTAGGGACGCGGATATGGCAAAAGAAATGATGGGGGTGGTCAAACATCGTGTTCTTAATCAAGCTGGGATGGCGATGTTTCTTCATACTCATCAGCAAAAAAATCTTGTTTTACGGTTGATAGGAGAAAAATAG
- a CDS encoding S9 family peptidase, whose translation MVKKRRITPFDLRNMNVLSEPQFSPQGDKVAFIRQYITEDDEYLSHLFMQDTSQEVAKQWTFGNGTVLNPRFSPDGNWLVYVAIHEKNQQPQLYLMAVDGGEGKCITNLVGGATQPVWSPDSSKILFATKFEKGRATVKGEAPLRDEKPQPLVVDNIKYKSDADGFFDNKYKQLALYNMVDETVHFLTDDNVHHEPGHWSPDSQLITYTSNKHGEEYLLSDVYVLDISKLERRCLTNGVGLFKHGNFSPDGQYVACIGHEKDYAGATQSKLWLIELASLHRICLTADWDVHIGDVAIGDLSSGHPSLGPLWSEDNTCLYVLSSTAGNTNLFQVSLNKEIKKITTGEHHMYAFHIHERTNQAVAAISSPTNPGELFLINLTACDMAAFTTMNKPLLDSVYLQEPEEIVCKSRDGLAVQGWLLKPYNYKEGESYPGILQIHGGPHAMYANTFFHEFQLLAAEGYTVFYCNPRGSHGYGQAFVNACRGDYGGMDYEDIMAFTDTILAKYPWIDKERLGVTGGSYGGFMTNWITSHTHRFKAAATLRCISNWISFYGVSDIGYFFTEWEIGADFLDDPDKLWKHSPLKYVNDIETPLLIMHGEHDYRCPIDQAEQLFISLKQRGKETRFVRFPEANHELSRSGPPHLRFARLEELINWFNTHLN comes from the coding sequence ATGGTTAAAAAAAGACGTATCACTCCCTTTGATTTGCGAAATATGAATGTGTTAAGTGAACCTCAATTTTCCCCTCAAGGTGACAAAGTTGCGTTTATTCGGCAATATATCACCGAAGATGATGAGTATCTCTCTCACTTATTTATGCAGGATACTTCTCAAGAAGTGGCTAAACAATGGACGTTTGGCAATGGCACTGTGTTAAATCCACGTTTTTCTCCGGACGGCAACTGGCTCGTATATGTCGCTATACATGAAAAAAATCAACAGCCTCAACTCTATTTAATGGCTGTGGACGGCGGCGAAGGGAAATGTATTACAAACCTTGTAGGCGGAGCCACGCAACCTGTATGGTCACCTGATTCTTCAAAAATTTTATTTGCTACAAAATTTGAAAAAGGCCGTGCAACAGTTAAGGGAGAGGCTCCTTTACGTGATGAAAAGCCTCAGCCTCTCGTTGTGGACAATATTAAATATAAGTCGGATGCGGACGGTTTTTTCGATAATAAGTATAAACAGCTAGCTCTTTATAATATGGTAGATGAAACGGTTCATTTCTTAACAGATGACAATGTTCATCACGAACCCGGACACTGGTCTCCAGACAGCCAATTGATCACGTATACCTCTAATAAACACGGAGAAGAGTATCTATTATCAGATGTTTATGTGCTAGATATTTCCAAGTTAGAGCGCCGCTGTCTTACTAATGGAGTCGGATTGTTTAAGCACGGCAACTTCTCTCCTGACGGTCAGTATGTCGCTTGTATCGGACACGAAAAAGACTATGCAGGAGCTACTCAATCAAAACTATGGCTTATTGAACTTGCATCATTACATCGCATATGTCTCACCGCTGATTGGGATGTACATATTGGTGATGTAGCTATCGGTGATCTCAGCTCTGGACATCCTTCCCTTGGCCCTCTATGGTCAGAAGATAATACATGTCTTTACGTGCTATCAAGTACAGCAGGAAATACGAATTTATTTCAAGTTTCCTTAAATAAGGAAATTAAGAAGATAACGACTGGCGAACACCACATGTATGCCTTTCATATCCATGAAAGAACAAATCAAGCTGTAGCTGCCATCAGTTCACCTACCAACCCCGGTGAATTATTTCTTATAAATTTAACTGCTTGTGACATGGCCGCTTTTACAACGATGAATAAACCATTATTAGATTCAGTTTATTTACAAGAACCTGAAGAAATAGTATGTAAAAGTCGTGATGGTTTGGCTGTTCAAGGATGGCTATTAAAGCCATATAACTATAAAGAAGGCGAAAGTTATCCAGGGATTCTTCAGATCCACGGTGGCCCTCATGCTATGTATGCTAATACTTTTTTTCATGAATTTCAGCTTCTAGCGGCCGAAGGTTATACCGTTTTCTATTGTAACCCCCGTGGAAGTCACGGTTATGGGCAAGCTTTCGTCAATGCTTGCCGCGGGGATTATGGGGGTATGGATTATGAAGATATAATGGCTTTTACTGATACTATTCTTGCAAAATATCCTTGGATAGATAAAGAGCGTCTTGGCGTGACAGGTGGTAGCTACGGCGGCTTTATGACAAATTGGATAACGAGCCATACTCACCGTTTTAAAGCTGCCGCTACTCTTCGGTGTATTTCTAATTGGATCAGTTTCTACGGGGTTAGTGACATAGGCTATTTCTTTACAGAGTGGGAAATTGGCGCTGACTTTCTCGATGATCCTGATAAACTGTGGAAGCATTCCCCACTAAAATATGTTAATGATATTGAAACACCCTTATTAATTATGCATGGAGAACACGATTATCGCTGTCCGATAGATCAAGCGGAACAACTATTCATATCATTAAAGCAACGTGGGAAGGAGACGAGGTTTGTAAGATTTCCTGAGGCCAATCATGAATTATCTCGGAGTGGCCCTCCTCATTTACGATTTGCACGACTAGAAGAGCTTATAAATTGGTTCAACACACACTTAAACTAA
- a CDS encoding ThiF family adenylyltransferase — protein MSSRYSRQMFFEPIGEQGQERLKNKHVLCIGLGALGSVNAENLVRSGVGELTIVDRDYVEMSNLQRQSLYDEKDVANRLPKAIAAKQRLEAINSEVTINAFVSDVGVEELAELIRGVDLIIDSCDNFQTRFIINDTAIKYNIPWIFGACVGSYGLSFTIIPGVTPCLNCLLDSLEIGGATCDTQGIVNPVVHMVTAYQTTEALKLLIGDQTTFRSTLASFDLWKNEHSYLQVNKLKKESCTSCGKKRIYPYLNYHFQTKVAVLCGRNTVQIRPPVTVERNFDDSERILVMWGGHVSKNRHLLFCSLGKFRLVLFKDGRVFIHGTSSLLEAKILYYQLLD, from the coding sequence ATGTCAAGTCGTTATTCAAGACAGATGTTTTTTGAACCAATTGGTGAACAAGGTCAAGAGAGATTAAAAAATAAGCATGTTTTATGTATTGGTCTTGGAGCATTAGGGAGTGTTAATGCTGAAAATCTCGTGAGAAGCGGGGTAGGAGAATTAACAATTGTTGATCGTGATTACGTAGAGATGAGTAATCTTCAACGACAATCCCTTTATGATGAGAAAGATGTGGCTAATAGATTACCTAAGGCTATTGCAGCAAAACAAAGATTAGAAGCAATTAATTCTGAAGTGACCATAAATGCCTTTGTTTCAGATGTTGGCGTAGAGGAATTAGCGGAATTGATCAGAGGAGTAGATTTAATCATTGATAGCTGCGACAATTTTCAAACCCGTTTTATTATTAATGATACAGCGATTAAGTACAATATTCCTTGGATCTTTGGCGCATGTGTTGGAAGCTATGGATTAAGCTTCACCATTATTCCTGGTGTTACACCCTGTTTAAATTGTCTACTAGATTCTCTTGAAATAGGAGGAGCTACTTGTGATACACAAGGAATTGTCAATCCAGTCGTGCATATGGTAACAGCTTATCAAACAACAGAAGCACTTAAACTCTTGATTGGTGATCAGACGACTTTTAGATCCACTCTCGCTTCTTTTGATTTGTGGAAAAATGAGCATTCTTATTTACAGGTCAATAAATTAAAGAAAGAGTCGTGTACTTCTTGCGGTAAGAAACGTATTTATCCTTATTTAAACTATCATTTCCAAACGAAGGTAGCAGTATTGTGTGGAAGAAATACGGTTCAAATTCGTCCGCCAGTCACGGTTGAACGCAATTTTGATGACAGTGAACGTATATTAGTGATGTGGGGAGGCCATGTTTCAAAGAATAGACATTTACTTTTTTGTTCATTAGGTAAATTTCGTTTAGTTCTGTTTAAAGATGGACGGGTGTTCATACATGGTACTTCTTCCTTATTAGAAGCTAAAATTCTTTATTATCAATTGCTAGATTAA
- the thiS gene encoding sulfur carrier protein ThiS, whose translation MLVHINGKEEELPRGMTAEELLDYLKLSNKQVVIELNRSILTTNERETTVISEQDVIEIVQFVGGG comes from the coding sequence ATGCTAGTACACATTAATGGAAAAGAAGAAGAACTGCCACGAGGCATGACGGCAGAAGAATTACTTGATTATCTCAAATTAAGTAATAAACAAGTTGTCATTGAACTGAATCGCTCAATATTAACTACAAATGAACGAGAGACAACAGTTATTTCTGAGCAAGATGTAATAGAGATTGTGCAATTCGTTGGGGGCGGCTAA
- the tenI gene encoding thiazole tautomerase TenI — protein MKKTLINNEIHVISNGKMPLTKFVEKATLIDSYVDYFHLREKATSAKDLSHCIDHMLQAGIQLDKIIVNDRVDVALTKQVKRVQLNYQSIDTADVKRTFPTLHVGKSVHSLREAMKEEENGADSIMFGHIFDSPSKRALLPRGLTSLQEITKEVAIPVIAIGGIRPDNVKKVFYMGAKGVAVMSGIWESADLLSAVKDFRRRMPHASTH, from the coding sequence ATGAAAAAGACATTAATAAATAACGAGATCCATGTCATTTCAAATGGGAAAATGCCGTTAACAAAATTTGTGGAAAAAGCTACTTTAATTGATTCGTATGTTGATTACTTTCATTTAAGAGAAAAAGCAACTTCAGCGAAGGATCTGTCTCACTGCATAGATCATATGCTGCAAGCGGGCATCCAGTTAGACAAGATTATTGTAAATGATCGTGTTGATGTCGCTCTGACAAAGCAAGTAAAGAGGGTTCAGCTTAATTACCAAAGTATTGATACGGCGGATGTTAAGCGAACATTTCCCACTTTACATGTAGGGAAGTCTGTTCACTCATTAAGAGAAGCGATGAAAGAGGAAGAAAACGGTGCAGACAGCATCATGTTTGGCCACATTTTTGACTCTCCATCAAAAAGAGCTCTTTTACCTCGTGGTCTGACCTCTTTACAAGAGATAACTAAAGAAGTGGCTATTCCTGTTATTGCTATTGGAGGGATTAGACCAGATAATGTAAAGAAGGTTTTTTACATGGGGGCAAAAGGTGTTGCGGTCATGTCCGGGATATGGGAGAGTGCTGACCTGCTTTCAGCTGTCAAAGATTTTAGGAGGAGGATGCCACATGCTAGTACACATTAA
- the thiH gene encoding 2-iminoacetate synthase ThiH, which produces MSFYDKLQHLKGLPIADHLASISPSEIETILTKSRIDEHDFLKLLSPAAEAYLEVMAQKAHQLTVQHFGKTMLLFQPLYLSDYCVNICKYCSFSVDNSFPRRRLTMDEVRKEAEIISDRGIQHIILLSGESRNHSSVAYLIESMSILKDYFASISIEIQPMDTLDYQKLVKAGIDGVTVYQEVYDEKVYSEIHTAGPKRDFRYRLQTPERAAAAGMRTVNIGALLGLDEWRKECFITGLHAAYLQQTFPETEVSVSFPRLRPHAGSYKPKVMITDKHLVQAIVAARLFLPRAGITLSTRERATLRNNLIPLGVTKMSAESSTVVGGYSEPDVTQSQFDISDERSVKEVKEHLQQANYSPVMKDWQLI; this is translated from the coding sequence GTGAGTTTTTATGACAAACTACAACACTTAAAAGGGTTGCCTATCGCTGATCATCTCGCATCAATATCTCCCAGTGAGATTGAGACGATTTTAACTAAATCAAGAATAGATGAACATGATTTTTTAAAACTTCTGTCTCCTGCGGCAGAAGCGTACTTAGAAGTTATGGCTCAGAAAGCACATCAGTTAACTGTTCAGCATTTTGGTAAAACGATGTTGCTTTTTCAACCATTATATTTGTCTGACTACTGTGTGAATATTTGTAAATATTGTAGTTTTAGTGTAGATAATTCTTTTCCTCGAAGACGTCTGACGATGGATGAAGTAAGAAAAGAAGCAGAGATCATTTCCGATAGAGGAATTCAACACATTATTTTATTATCTGGAGAGTCTAGAAATCATTCTTCAGTGGCGTATTTAATAGAAAGCATGTCAATTTTAAAAGACTATTTTGCGTCTATCTCAATTGAAATTCAACCGATGGACACGTTAGATTATCAGAAATTAGTGAAAGCAGGGATAGATGGTGTTACCGTTTATCAAGAAGTTTATGATGAGAAGGTTTACAGTGAGATTCATACTGCTGGACCAAAAAGAGATTTCCGTTATCGTTTGCAAACACCTGAACGGGCAGCAGCTGCTGGTATGAGGACAGTCAATATTGGTGCTTTACTTGGGCTTGATGAGTGGCGAAAAGAGTGCTTTATAACAGGGCTCCATGCAGCATACCTTCAACAAACCTTTCCTGAAACAGAAGTAAGTGTCTCATTTCCTAGGCTTCGCCCTCATGCAGGAAGCTATAAACCGAAAGTGATGATTACCGACAAACATTTAGTTCAAGCTATTGTGGCAGCAAGATTATTTTTACCGAGGGCTGGCATTACCCTTTCTACAAGAGAGCGAGCAACATTGCGAAATAATTTGATTCCACTTGGGGTTACAAAAATGTCAGCAGAGTCCTCGACAGTAGTAGGCGGATATTCTGAACCTGATGTTACACAAAGTCAATTTGACATCTCTGATGAGCGATCTGTGAAAGAAGTCAAAGAACATTTACAGCAAGCCAATTATTCACCTGTAATGAAAGACTGGCAGCTTATATGA
- a CDS encoding thiazole synthase: MTNEDTLIIGGKKLKNRLFLGTGKYGDHRVMEEAIKHAATQVVTVAMRRVNFENEEEDIVRLIPDNIILMPNTSGARTAEEAIRIARLARASGLGNWVKIEVISDQKYLLPDNQETLKATDTLVKEGFVVLPYMSPDLMAGKRMIEAGAEVVMPLGSPIGSNRGLRMKEMIQMMIDELSVPIIVDAGIGKPSEAAEAMEMGADAVLVNTAIATAGDPVQMARAFDLAVKAGRISYLSGFGSTSLKAQASSPLTGFLD; the protein is encoded by the coding sequence ATGACGAATGAAGACACGCTAATTATTGGTGGAAAAAAACTTAAGAATCGTTTGTTTCTAGGCACGGGCAAGTATGGGGATCATCGTGTTATGGAGGAAGCGATTAAGCATGCAGCTACTCAAGTTGTAACTGTAGCAATGAGACGGGTGAATTTTGAAAACGAGGAAGAGGATATCGTTAGATTAATACCAGATAATATCATACTGATGCCTAATACGTCAGGTGCTCGAACTGCGGAAGAAGCAATAAGAATCGCAAGGCTTGCGAGAGCTTCTGGCTTAGGAAATTGGGTGAAGATTGAGGTCATTTCAGATCAGAAATATTTATTACCTGATAACCAGGAGACGTTAAAGGCGACAGATACTTTAGTAAAGGAGGGATTTGTGGTCCTACCCTATATGAGTCCTGATTTGATGGCAGGTAAGAGAATGATAGAAGCGGGAGCCGAAGTTGTTATGCCCTTAGGATCACCAATAGGGTCCAATAGAGGACTCCGTATGAAAGAGATGATCCAAATGATGATTGATGAATTGTCAGTACCAATTATTGTGGATGCAGGTATTGGAAAGCCATCAGAAGCTGCAGAGGCGATGGAAATGGGAGCTGATGCTGTTCTTGTTAATACGGCAATTGCTACAGCAGGTGATCCAGTTCAGATGGCGCGAGCATTTGATTTAGCAGTTAAAGCAGGGAGGATAAGCTATTTATCAGGTTTTGGCTCTACCTCTTTAAAAGCTCAAGCTTCGTCACCATTAACAGGGTTTTTAGATTAA
- a CDS encoding HPr family phosphocarrier protein has protein sequence MKLTVKKPIFAESASFFVNQASQVSGKVIIKKDHWVIDAKSLLGVLALSLQPGQEIDLEMDESESSQFLKRITEEDLFEQ, from the coding sequence ATGAAGTTAACAGTTAAAAAGCCTATTTTTGCTGAGTCTGCAAGCTTTTTTGTCAACCAAGCCAGTCAAGTCTCCGGAAAGGTTATTATAAAAAAAGATCACTGGGTGATTGATGCAAAAAGTCTTTTAGGTGTTTTGGCATTGTCTCTCCAGCCGGGACAAGAAATTGATTTAGAGATGGACGAGTCAGAAAGTAGTCAATTTCTAAAAAGAATCACTGAAGAAGATCTTTTTGAACAGTAG